One genomic window of Salvelinus alpinus chromosome 9, SLU_Salpinus.1, whole genome shotgun sequence includes the following:
- the LOC139584009 gene encoding protein phosphatase 1 regulatory subunit 15B-like isoform X2: MARVKMASSGINSSTTSSHRTAMERFGDGGMALLPWIMHILTVLWEQLRLLVHVIYYSFLSGAFLSSLQAEVMYCSLVDDFVSHAMMDSDYGLYLGHHPSWKLGFPGDCNLLVSSTDCSSSLDEMSRNNKEKAFDFKTKHDTTEDDLSVYWGKEDDRNMGAFDSEDSKALCESLAISSDPYKPFSFPLCNSSCSNMGETKNEDQVGGGLDCNLSSRPGEELQETLGGLNIWTSRSDSESSWGSSDGSCADLDEEESERLWELFTSPVDPYNPLCFTASVASSVPHTDKTLTHSQEAERASVLTSCSSDIIDSETPGPSSSEDDTEEQLWRSCSQNEDPYHPLNFRACLQSSPTTTEPPAFSTGDPRTPQTCPTQTPPGQGKQRDVVAKSFQTTRHTKPCLPKRQLNQHYHPATTLVPWRRPEAKVTGGQGQPQEEKFNHPLKKVRFSPLVQVHVMHTWPFARKMSRKGPWEELARDRDRFRKRIWETEQAIGYCFSKSHRDTIRANLLSTSTSAHSIPVHEL; this comes from the exons ATGGCTCGAGTTAAAATGGCATCAAGTGGCATCAATTCTTCTACGACTAGTTCTCATCGAACTGCGATGGAGAGGTTTGGCGACGGTGGTATGGCACTCCTACCGTGGATCATGCATATACTGACCGTACTGTGGGAACAACTACGGTTGTTGGTCCATGTCATTTACTACAGTTTCTTGTCAG GGGCCTTTCTGTCCAGCCTACAGGCTGAGGTGATGTACTGCAGTTTGGTGGACGACTTTGTGTCCCATGCCATGATGGATAGCGATTATGGACTTTACCTTGGACACCACCCCAGCTGGAAACTGGGCTTTCCAGGTGACTGTAACCTGTTAGTGAGCAGCACTGATTGTAGCTCCAGCTTGGATGAAATGTCTCGCAACAACAAGGAGAAAGCGTTTGACTTCAAAACCAAACATGACACCACCGAAGATGATCTGAGTGTTTACTGGGGTAAAGAGGATGACCGAAACatgggagcgtttgacagtgaggaCAGTAAAGCACTTTGCGAGTCCCTGGCCATCTCCAGCGACCCTTACAAGcccttctctttccccctctgcaATTCAAGCTGCTCCAATATGGGGGAAACAAAAAATGAAGATCAAGTTGGAGGCGGCCTCGACTGTAACTTGTCCAGCCGGCCGGGTGAAGAACTTCAAGAGACCCTCGGTGGCTTGAACATCTGGACCAGTCGTTCAGATAGCGAAAGCAGCTGGGGGAGTTCTGATGGTTCGTGCGCAGACCTGGAcgaagaggagagcgagaggctCTGGGAGCTCTTCACCAGCCCCGTCGACCCATACAACCCCCTGTGTTTCACGGCATCTGTAGCCAGCTCAGTCCCTCACACAGACAAAACACTTACACACTCCCAGGAGGCTGAAAGGGCCtcagtcctgacctcatgttCTTCTGACATCATTGACAGTGAGACCCctggcccttcctcctctgaggatgaCACAGAGGAGCAGCTATGGAGGTCCTGCTCCCAAAATGAAGACCCTTACCACCCTCTGAACTTCCGTGCCTGCCTCCAGAGTTCCCCTACAACCACAGAGCCACCTGCCTTCAGCACTGGAGACCCACGCACCCCACAGACCTGTCCCACACAGACACCACCTGGCCAGGGTAAGCAGAGGGACGTTGTGGCCAAAAGCTTCCAAACAACCAGGCACACAAAGCCTTGTCTACCCAAGAGACAGTTAAATCAGCATTACCACCCAGCTACTACACTAGTGCCCTGGAGGAGACCTGAAGCTAAAGTAACAGGAGGACAAGGACAACCTCAGGAGGAGAAGTTCAACCACCCTCTGAAAAAG GTGCGGTTCTCACCACTTGTCCAGGTCCATGTGATGCATACTTGGCCCTTTGCCCGGAAGATGTCTCGCAAAGGACCCTGGGAGGAACTAGCCCGCGATAGAGACCGGTTCCGAAAGAGGATCTGGGAAACGGAGCAGGCCATTGGTTACTGCTTCAGTAAATCACACAGAGACACGATTCGGGCAAATTTGCTAAGCACTTCAACATCAGCCCATTCAATACCAGTCCATGAGCTCTAA
- the LOC139584009 gene encoding uncharacterized protein isoform X1 has protein sequence MARVKMASSGINSSTTSSHRTAMERFGDGGMALLPWIMHILTVLWEQLRLLVHVIYYSFLSVFHMFRFEVHLRIDSVSGNSHTGAFLSSLQAEVMYCSLVDDFVSHAMMDSDYGLYLGHHPSWKLGFPGDCNLLVSSTDCSSSLDEMSRNNKEKAFDFKTKHDTTEDDLSVYWGKEDDRNMGAFDSEDSKALCESLAISSDPYKPFSFPLCNSSCSNMGETKNEDQVGGGLDCNLSSRPGEELQETLGGLNIWTSRSDSESSWGSSDGSCADLDEEESERLWELFTSPVDPYNPLCFTASVASSVPHTDKTLTHSQEAERASVLTSCSSDIIDSETPGPSSSEDDTEEQLWRSCSQNEDPYHPLNFRACLQSSPTTTEPPAFSTGDPRTPQTCPTQTPPGQGKQRDVVAKSFQTTRHTKPCLPKRQLNQHYHPATTLVPWRRPEAKVTGGQGQPQEEKFNHPLKKVRFSPLVQVHVMHTWPFARKMSRKGPWEELARDRDRFRKRIWETEQAIGYCFSKSHRDTIRANLLSTSTSAHSIPVHEL, from the exons ATGGCTCGAGTTAAAATGGCATCAAGTGGCATCAATTCTTCTACGACTAGTTCTCATCGAACTGCGATGGAGAGGTTTGGCGACGGTGGTATGGCACTCCTACCGTGGATCATGCATATACTGACCGTACTGTGGGAACAACTACGGTTGTTGGTCCATGTCATTTACTACAGTTTCTTGTCAG TTTTCCATATGTTCAGGTTTGAAGTTCACCTAAGAATCGACTCTGTCTCTGGAAATTCCCACACAGGGGCCTTTCTGTCCAGCCTACAGGCTGAGGTGATGTACTGCAGTTTGGTGGACGACTTTGTGTCCCATGCCATGATGGATAGCGATTATGGACTTTACCTTGGACACCACCCCAGCTGGAAACTGGGCTTTCCAGGTGACTGTAACCTGTTAGTGAGCAGCACTGATTGTAGCTCCAGCTTGGATGAAATGTCTCGCAACAACAAGGAGAAAGCGTTTGACTTCAAAACCAAACATGACACCACCGAAGATGATCTGAGTGTTTACTGGGGTAAAGAGGATGACCGAAACatgggagcgtttgacagtgaggaCAGTAAAGCACTTTGCGAGTCCCTGGCCATCTCCAGCGACCCTTACAAGcccttctctttccccctctgcaATTCAAGCTGCTCCAATATGGGGGAAACAAAAAATGAAGATCAAGTTGGAGGCGGCCTCGACTGTAACTTGTCCAGCCGGCCGGGTGAAGAACTTCAAGAGACCCTCGGTGGCTTGAACATCTGGACCAGTCGTTCAGATAGCGAAAGCAGCTGGGGGAGTTCTGATGGTTCGTGCGCAGACCTGGAcgaagaggagagcgagaggctCTGGGAGCTCTTCACCAGCCCCGTCGACCCATACAACCCCCTGTGTTTCACGGCATCTGTAGCCAGCTCAGTCCCTCACACAGACAAAACACTTACACACTCCCAGGAGGCTGAAAGGGCCtcagtcctgacctcatgttCTTCTGACATCATTGACAGTGAGACCCctggcccttcctcctctgaggatgaCACAGAGGAGCAGCTATGGAGGTCCTGCTCCCAAAATGAAGACCCTTACCACCCTCTGAACTTCCGTGCCTGCCTCCAGAGTTCCCCTACAACCACAGAGCCACCTGCCTTCAGCACTGGAGACCCACGCACCCCACAGACCTGTCCCACACAGACACCACCTGGCCAGGGTAAGCAGAGGGACGTTGTGGCCAAAAGCTTCCAAACAACCAGGCACACAAAGCCTTGTCTACCCAAGAGACAGTTAAATCAGCATTACCACCCAGCTACTACACTAGTGCCCTGGAGGAGACCTGAAGCTAAAGTAACAGGAGGACAAGGACAACCTCAGGAGGAGAAGTTCAACCACCCTCTGAAAAAG GTGCGGTTCTCACCACTTGTCCAGGTCCATGTGATGCATACTTGGCCCTTTGCCCGGAAGATGTCTCGCAAAGGACCCTGGGAGGAACTAGCCCGCGATAGAGACCGGTTCCGAAAGAGGATCTGGGAAACGGAGCAGGCCATTGGTTACTGCTTCAGTAAATCACACAGAGACACGATTCGGGCAAATTTGCTAAGCACTTCAACATCAGCCCATTCAATACCAGTCCATGAGCTCTAA
- the LOC139584010 gene encoding small ribosomal subunit protein uS15-like gives MAPSVPNVHQKSCSFTNDPPSKALSFSTAIMGRMHAPGKGLSQSALPYRRSVPTWLKLTSDDVKEQIFKLAKKGLTPSQIGVILRDSHGVAQVRFVTGNKILRILKTKGLAPDLPEDLYHLIKKAVAVRKHLERNRKDKDAKFRLILTESRIHRLARYYKTKRVLAPNWKYESSTASALVA, from the exons ATGGCTCCCTCGGTTCCCAATGTTCACCAAAAGAGCTGTTCGTTCACGAACGACCCGCCGTCCaaggctctctctttctctactgctATTATGGGTCGCATGCACGCTCCCGG AAAGGGCTTGTCCCAGTCGGCGCTGCCTTACAGGCGAAGTGTCCCCACT TGGCTGAAGCTGACATCTGATGATGTCAAGGAACAGATCTTCAAGCTGGCCAAGAAGGGATTGACCCCATCTCAGATTG gTGTCATTCTGAGGGACTCCCACGGTGTGGCCCAGGTGCGGTTTGTCACCGGCAACAAGATTCTGAGGATCCTCAAGACCAAAGGCCTGGCTCCAGATCTTCCCGAGGACCTGTACCACCTCATCAAGAAGGCTGTGGCTGTCAGGAAGCATCTGGAGAGGAACAGAAAG GACAAAGATGCCAAGTTCCGCCTGATTCTCACCGAGAGCAGGATCCACAGACTGGCCCGTTACTACAAGACCAAGAGAGTACTTGCTCCCAACTGGAAGTA CGAGTCCTCGACAGCTTCTGCTTTGGTGGCATAA